A genomic stretch from Chitinophaga agri includes:
- a CDS encoding M48 family metallopeptidase — MYKGTFYKQPAAEMIPVSFRIYDDGLQFETIGDETPLQSYLWLFTAIHFEVTGDYFMRIMHQQHVGQKLEINDPAFVKVFLRKYKHSKHFFRRSGMQTAIVALSVFIGLVLLAFFLVLPWTADKVANNLPRTFDQQLGQTAMAGMNEVTDDSASALLAQFAAQIRWDTPDTLTFFVVPSAIENAYALPGGYVFLYTGLLKKLDKKEELAALLSHEVAHITYRHSVRKLCHDMSTNVVLSLLLANTGDMANMLFSNANDLYGMKYSRKFEKQADIAGMHTLRNNHIDQQGMLALMEVLKQLSDRSDAPEFISSHPLTTSRINYIREDISNNRATATEHTKMESLFRQLKAKYH, encoded by the coding sequence ATGTATAAAGGCACCTTTTATAAGCAGCCGGCAGCTGAAATGATCCCGGTATCCTTCCGGATCTATGACGATGGTCTGCAGTTTGAGACCATCGGCGACGAAACTCCCCTGCAAAGCTATCTCTGGCTGTTCACCGCTATTCATTTTGAGGTAACCGGCGATTATTTCATGCGTATCATGCATCAGCAGCACGTAGGGCAAAAACTGGAAATAAATGATCCGGCATTTGTAAAGGTATTCCTGCGAAAATATAAACACTCAAAGCACTTCTTCCGCCGCAGTGGTATGCAGACGGCCATCGTTGCGCTCTCCGTATTCATAGGTTTAGTATTACTGGCTTTCTTTCTCGTACTGCCATGGACGGCGGATAAAGTAGCTAACAATCTGCCACGCACCTTCGATCAGCAGCTGGGACAAACGGCCATGGCGGGCATGAATGAAGTCACCGATGACAGTGCCAGCGCACTGCTTGCACAGTTTGCCGCGCAGATCAGATGGGATACACCTGACACGCTTACTTTCTTTGTCGTACCCAGTGCAATAGAAAACGCATACGCGCTCCCCGGAGGCTATGTATTTCTCTATACCGGCTTATTAAAAAAGCTGGATAAAAAAGAGGAGCTGGCCGCTTTATTATCCCACGAAGTGGCACACATTACGTACCGGCATTCCGTGCGTAAACTATGCCATGACATGAGCACTAACGTGGTATTGTCACTGCTACTGGCCAATACGGGTGACATGGCCAATATGTTATTCTCCAATGCGAATGATCTCTACGGCATGAAATATTCCCGTAAATTCGAGAAGCAGGCAGATATTGCCGGTATGCATACCCTACGTAACAATCATATTGACCAGCAGGGAATGCTGGCGCTCATGGAAGTATTGAAGCAATTGAGTGACCGGTCGGATGCACCGGAATTTATCAGCTCTCATCCGCTTACGACCAGCAGGATCAATTATATCAGGGAAGACATCAGTAACAACCGGGCTACAGCTACTGAACATACAAAAATGGAAAGCCTCTTCCGTCAGCTGAAAGCGAAGTATCACTAA
- a CDS encoding PorP/SprF family type IX secretion system membrane protein, with the protein MRRSIKTCSLLLISCLTFSKGFSQDVGFSQFYEQPLLRNPGLAGVFTGNIRVSASYRNQWESVTIPYRTFGLSTEFKTPVNFVKDGYATFGLQILRDVAGTSQFNTTQIMPSLTYGVSLSEYRNSYLSFGFMGGSMQQRFDQTKLIFNDQYVAGSNGSYSISPASRQVFDNTSVNYFDASVGLSYNGVFKNRLDDMYDIDYFAGAGLYHITMPEVSFFKGHIITLNRKFTLNAGLSAPTSETDRFILYADYFRQFNRRLKPIGISTIQAGAMYSHEFDQQTLTLGMLYRMRDAVIPVIQLQWSQFMIGMSYDVNVDKLAVASQRRGGFELVLSYRDFLSSSRDTRSKEERRQSSCPKFGR; encoded by the coding sequence ATGAGACGATCTATAAAAACGTGTTCACTGTTGCTGATAAGCTGTCTTACCTTTTCCAAAGGTTTTTCACAGGACGTAGGGTTCTCACAGTTCTATGAACAGCCATTACTGCGCAATCCGGGTCTTGCGGGGGTTTTCACCGGTAACATCCGGGTATCAGCCTCCTATAGGAATCAATGGGAAAGTGTAACGATCCCATACAGGACTTTCGGATTAAGTACGGAGTTCAAAACACCGGTCAATTTTGTCAAAGACGGCTATGCGACTTTTGGTCTGCAGATACTGAGAGATGTCGCCGGCACGTCGCAGTTCAATACCACCCAGATCATGCCGTCCCTGACTTACGGCGTATCCCTCAGTGAATACCGGAATTCCTATCTCAGTTTCGGCTTCATGGGAGGATCGATGCAGCAACGTTTTGACCAGACCAAACTGATATTTAACGATCAGTATGTGGCGGGCAGTAATGGTAGTTATAGCATCAGTCCTGCTTCGCGTCAGGTATTTGATAATACCAGCGTCAATTATTTTGATGCCTCTGTTGGCCTGAGCTACAACGGTGTGTTTAAAAACCGCCTGGACGACATGTATGATATTGACTATTTCGCAGGCGCGGGACTTTATCATATCACAATGCCGGAGGTAAGTTTCTTTAAGGGGCATATCATTACACTTAACAGGAAGTTTACGCTGAATGCGGGACTGTCGGCACCTACCAGTGAAACCGACCGTTTTATACTGTATGCAGACTACTTCAGGCAGTTCAACCGCCGGCTCAAGCCTATTGGCATCAGCACGATACAAGCCGGCGCGATGTATAGTCATGAATTTGATCAGCAGACACTGACCCTGGGCATGCTCTACCGCATGCGGGATGCCGTCATTCCCGTTATACAGTTACAGTGGTCACAATTTATGATCGGGATGAGCTATGATGTCAATGTAGATAAGCTGGCGGTCGCCTCACAGCGGCGTGGTGGATTTGAGCTGGTGCTCTCCTACCGGGACTTCCTGAGCAGTAGCAGGGACACCAGGAGTAAGGAAGAGAGAAGGCAGTCATCCTGTCCTAAATTCGGGCGTTAA
- a CDS encoding Ig-like domain-containing protein: protein MRLFAPTCRLSHNCVNLFILFNVFFLCSLYTFGQAPTITSFTPGNVCQGTAITITGTNFTGATAVSIGSANAAGFTVTSPTTITAVVSTSASTGGITVTTPDGTATATGNLTIRPIPRPELQDVGTKDAEFSNCDGSLSYTLRVANSSLTPEPNSTYSINWGDGSPAFTPGTWPANAEVSHTYNSQGYFPVTITITPPNGCTQTRTYQFYNGKNPLASFSTSTSTTGLCVPAPIEFQIGNWFNNTPGTTYEIDFGDRTPPLVLQHPLNPTQTTHLVTHTYSVSSCPAVDFTATLKVSNGCFTTTYTLDQIIIRKKPVADFSTPQALCINTPVCFTNLTEDGYGGTSCNRNTNFLWEFGDGTTSTNRTPACHTFPGAGTYTVKLTATNNACGDDVKTRQIVIRDVSPPPTVAAAPVTYCEDQSAVPLTATGTNLLWYSFSSGGTGAVTPPTPATNRPGTFTYYVTQTLPDHCESPRAAITVIVHPLPQPPTVNSPVGLCRTQAATPLTATGTGLLWYTSASGGTGSSAAPTPVTTSPGAFTWYVSQTVNGCEGPRAAINVIVSELAGPPTVTSPVNYCQYQQASALSANGTGLLWYAAANGGTGSNTPPIPSTATAGSTTYYVSQVTGCGESQRAAIEVNVTASPTATIAYSRSVLCNVVNSATTPNPPVSVTRTGAGGGSYTISPSTGLSVDATTGTLTPSGAQAGTYTIRYTIPGTAPCPDYVTSTTVTVSSTPSATISYPALCSADGVTSVRLTGDAGGTFSSATGLAINAATGAITPGSSTPGTYIVTYTIAPSPPCAGFTTSTQVTLTQAPTAAITYQPAVLCNMPNTTGTPNLPVTPTRTGVSGGTYTISPAGGLPIDATTGTLTPAGAVAGTYTITYTVAGTGGCAQYRTTTTVTVNSTPAATISYAGSPYCGSNAMPQPVTFSGTRGGTFSAGTGLSVNATTGEIDPSRSTPGQYTVQYIIAPSAPCPGYTATAAVTVNEAPVISFPLAAQAICSGSTASFRPTSTVNNTTYNWTVMSALPTGVAGVSSGTANGVSPSISLSFTNTGTTNQVLTIRVTPVNPAAVPCSGAPYDLNLTVKPVTAAPVTDTAKFCMGMPSASLWVTPAPGNTINWYDNDQQPLATPPVITTGIAATYRYYVSQTNAEGCESPKAPVVAIVYPTLQITSATASNPSRCGVPSGSIDLHVLDLNNAAVPDMPVTVHYNKFQLPYTYETRTDASGNITVPLTAGTYSQIYVETAGSCMAQKIPDVFVLKDPSPPAQPVAGYNPPLCAGATLTLTALSATSEANGPVEYVWAGPAFGTFADTSRNTVVSFPGVTTTDAGTYVVYAMQNNCISLPAEIEVKILAGPSLPVISTRSPLCVGDDLVLQAFSSIPGNTSLNYLWKGPGPGLPVNTPAVTINDVQVTHAGIYTVTVTSSETGCAASADTMIQVGAYPVVTLPQDTVSLPTGYLFPLTTTISNANAPGVSPVTQYTWTPAQDLRCNDALCSAPVATIKNDICYQVEVTNAFGCKARDQICIRVFCQESQVFIPNAFAPTGEIPENRRLIVRATGINSIKSFRIFNRWGKVLFERSNFPPNNTSFGWDGRVNGKPADTGVYIYTVDVICENGVPYTFKGNVTLF, encoded by the coding sequence ATGCGATTATTTGCCCCTACATGTCGTTTATCCCACAACTGCGTAAACTTATTTATTTTATTTAATGTCTTTTTCCTTTGCTCGCTGTATACCTTCGGACAAGCACCAACGATCACCAGCTTTACACCGGGGAATGTATGCCAGGGAACAGCCATTACCATTACCGGCACCAACTTCACCGGGGCAACCGCTGTCAGTATAGGTAGCGCCAATGCAGCGGGTTTCACCGTTACCAGTCCGACGACTATTACGGCAGTTGTCTCCACCAGTGCATCGACAGGCGGCATCACTGTTACGACGCCTGATGGTACTGCCACCGCCACAGGCAACCTGACCATCAGGCCCATTCCCCGACCGGAACTACAGGACGTCGGTACAAAAGACGCTGAATTCTCCAACTGTGACGGCAGCTTATCTTATACCCTGCGTGTAGCGAATAGCTCACTTACGCCGGAACCCAATAGTACTTACAGCATCAACTGGGGAGATGGATCACCTGCATTTACACCAGGTACCTGGCCGGCAAACGCAGAAGTAAGTCATACCTATAACTCACAGGGGTATTTCCCGGTGACGATCACGATCACGCCTCCCAATGGCTGTACACAAACCAGGACATACCAGTTCTACAATGGAAAGAACCCACTCGCAAGCTTCAGTACATCTACCTCTACCACCGGACTATGCGTACCAGCGCCGATAGAATTCCAGATAGGTAACTGGTTCAATAACACCCCTGGTACCACTTACGAAATTGACTTCGGTGACCGCACCCCGCCCCTCGTATTACAACATCCGCTCAATCCCACCCAAACAACGCATCTCGTTACACATACCTACAGCGTCTCTTCATGTCCGGCAGTGGACTTTACTGCCACACTAAAAGTGAGCAACGGTTGTTTTACCACCACCTATACACTCGACCAGATCATCATCCGGAAAAAGCCGGTGGCCGATTTCAGTACGCCGCAGGCGCTTTGTATCAATACGCCCGTCTGCTTCACCAACCTGACAGAGGATGGATATGGTGGTACCAGCTGTAACAGGAATACGAACTTCCTATGGGAGTTCGGAGATGGCACTACGTCTACAAACAGAACTCCTGCCTGTCACACATTTCCCGGTGCAGGTACCTACACTGTTAAACTGACCGCTACCAATAACGCCTGCGGGGATGATGTAAAAACCAGGCAGATCGTGATACGGGATGTCTCCCCTCCGCCTACGGTAGCAGCGGCCCCGGTCACCTATTGTGAAGACCAGTCTGCAGTACCATTGACCGCCACAGGCACCAACCTGTTATGGTATAGCTTTTCCAGCGGCGGCACAGGCGCCGTTACACCGCCTACACCAGCGACCAACCGGCCAGGCACTTTCACCTATTACGTCACACAGACACTACCTGATCATTGTGAAAGTCCGAGAGCCGCCATCACTGTCATCGTCCATCCACTGCCGCAACCACCCACCGTCAATTCCCCTGTAGGGCTTTGCCGTACTCAGGCGGCCACCCCATTAACCGCGACAGGCACAGGATTGCTTTGGTATACTTCTGCCAGCGGCGGCACAGGGTCTTCTGCCGCACCCACACCGGTAACCACCAGCCCAGGTGCCTTCACCTGGTATGTGAGTCAGACGGTCAACGGCTGTGAAGGTCCCAGGGCAGCGATCAACGTTATTGTCAGTGAACTGGCAGGCCCACCAACGGTAACCTCGCCTGTCAATTATTGCCAGTACCAGCAGGCCAGTGCCCTGTCAGCAAACGGCACCGGACTATTATGGTACGCTGCCGCGAATGGTGGCACCGGCTCCAATACACCGCCTATACCGTCTACCGCTACTGCCGGCAGCACCACCTACTATGTCAGCCAGGTAACAGGCTGCGGTGAAAGTCAGCGGGCAGCCATAGAGGTCAATGTGACGGCCAGTCCTACTGCAACCATCGCCTATAGCCGGTCTGTATTATGTAACGTGGTCAATTCGGCAACAACACCTAATCCACCGGTAAGTGTTACCAGAACAGGTGCCGGAGGTGGCAGCTATACGATCTCTCCATCCACCGGCCTTTCTGTAGATGCTACCACCGGTACGCTCACACCTTCAGGCGCACAAGCCGGTACATATACCATTCGCTATACCATACCGGGTACGGCACCTTGTCCGGACTACGTGACCAGTACCACTGTCACTGTCAGCAGTACGCCTTCGGCGACGATCAGTTATCCGGCACTATGTTCTGCGGATGGTGTTACCAGTGTACGCCTGACCGGCGACGCCGGCGGTACCTTCTCTTCCGCTACTGGTCTGGCCATCAATGCCGCCACCGGCGCTATCACACCTGGCAGCAGTACACCAGGTACCTATATAGTGACCTACACCATTGCGCCATCGCCCCCCTGCGCGGGTTTCACGACCAGCACACAGGTAACCCTCACACAGGCGCCTACTGCTGCTATTACCTATCAACCTGCCGTATTATGTAATATGCCCAACACAACAGGCACACCTAATCTGCCGGTAACGCCCACGCGTACCGGTGTATCCGGAGGTACCTATACTATCAGCCCCGCCGGTGGCCTGCCTATTGATGCAACAACGGGCACACTTACGCCAGCGGGCGCTGTCGCCGGCACATATACCATTACCTACACCGTAGCTGGCACCGGCGGCTGTGCGCAGTATCGTACCACAACGACCGTAACGGTCAACAGTACCCCTGCAGCCACCATCAGTTATGCCGGGTCACCTTATTGCGGTAGTAACGCAATGCCACAGCCGGTCACCTTTTCTGGTACACGAGGTGGCACCTTCAGTGCCGGTACCGGACTGTCTGTCAACGCAACTACCGGAGAGATCGATCCGTCGCGCAGCACACCCGGCCAATACACCGTGCAATACATCATCGCACCGTCAGCACCTTGCCCGGGTTATACGGCTACTGCGGCAGTGACTGTCAATGAGGCACCGGTCATCTCATTCCCGCTTGCGGCACAGGCGATCTGTTCGGGTAGTACAGCCTCCTTCCGGCCAACATCCACGGTCAATAACACTACCTACAACTGGACGGTTATGAGCGCACTTCCTACCGGTGTGGCCGGCGTCAGCTCGGGTACTGCCAATGGTGTCAGCCCGTCGATATCACTTTCGTTTACCAATACCGGCACTACCAACCAGGTACTCACCATCCGTGTCACTCCTGTGAATCCGGCGGCAGTTCCCTGTTCCGGTGCGCCCTACGATCTGAACCTCACCGTCAAACCTGTCACAGCTGCACCTGTAACAGACACCGCCAAGTTCTGTATGGGCATGCCTTCCGCTTCCCTATGGGTAACGCCAGCGCCGGGAAATACGATCAACTGGTATGACAATGATCAGCAGCCGCTCGCCACCCCTCCGGTGATCACTACAGGTATTGCTGCTACTTACCGCTACTATGTCAGTCAGACCAACGCTGAAGGATGTGAGAGTCCGAAAGCACCGGTGGTCGCCATCGTATATCCGACCCTGCAAATCACCAGTGCCACTGCCAGCAACCCTTCCAGATGTGGCGTACCTTCCGGTAGTATCGACCTGCATGTACTCGACCTGAATAACGCTGCGGTACCGGATATGCCGGTCACCGTACACTATAATAAGTTCCAGTTGCCCTACACATATGAGACGCGGACAGATGCATCCGGTAACATCACCGTACCACTGACCGCCGGGACCTATTCGCAGATATATGTGGAGACCGCGGGTAGTTGTATGGCACAAAAGATCCCCGATGTCTTTGTATTGAAAGACCCTTCGCCACCGGCGCAACCAGTAGCGGGTTATAATCCGCCGTTGTGTGCAGGCGCAACGCTGACGTTAACGGCCCTCTCTGCTACCAGTGAAGCGAACGGCCCTGTCGAATACGTATGGGCAGGTCCTGCATTCGGCACCTTCGCTGATACCAGCCGGAACACTGTGGTGAGTTTCCCGGGCGTCACCACTACAGATGCAGGTACTTACGTTGTGTATGCGATGCAGAACAACTGTATCTCCCTGCCGGCTGAAATTGAAGTAAAGATCTTAGCAGGTCCTTCCCTGCCGGTTATTTCAACGAGATCGCCTTTATGTGTGGGTGATGACCTGGTATTACAGGCGTTCAGTTCCATTCCCGGGAATACATCATTGAATTACCTGTGGAAGGGCCCCGGTCCGGGATTACCGGTTAATACACCTGCCGTAACGATCAATGATGTACAGGTCACTCATGCCGGTATCTATACGGTGACAGTCACTTCATCAGAAACGGGTTGCGCCGCATCTGCCGATACGATGATACAGGTAGGTGCTTATCCGGTTGTCACCTTACCACAGGATACAGTGAGCCTGCCTACAGGGTATCTGTTCCCACTCACCACTACGATCAGCAATGCCAATGCGCCAGGTGTGTCACCGGTCACGCAATATACCTGGACACCTGCACAGGACCTGCGGTGCAATGACGCACTATGCAGCGCGCCTGTTGCCACTATTAAAAACGATATATGCTACCAGGTGGAAGTAACGAATGCCTTTGGCTGTAAAGCGCGTGATCAGATCTGTATAAGGGTGTTCTGTCAGGAGTCGCAGGTCTTTATTCCAAATGCCTTTGCGCCTACCGGAGAGATCCCGGAGAACAGAAGGCTGATCGTCAGAGCTACCGGTATCAACAGCATCAAATCATTCCGGATATTCAACCGCTGGGGGAAGGTATTGTTTGAACGGAGCAATTTCCCACCGAACAATACCAGTTTCGGCTGGGACGGACGTGTCAATGGTAAACCGGCTGATACAGGCGTATACATCTATACGGTAGATGTGATCTGCGAAAACGGTGTGCCTTACACCTTTAAGGGAAATGTTACTTTATTCTAA
- a CDS encoding acyltransferase family protein gives MTNHLQRDNWIDYLRSAITVLVVAHHCSLAYTTFAAFDANAYISSTHPVVDARRWIGLDIFENFNDIFFMSLMFFIGGLFLTKSIARKGVVAFIKDRFLRLLLPFMISVSLFMLIAHFPAYYLAHHSWNVADYVVDFFTIEQWPVGPPWFIWVLFAFNTIFAVTYPLLRSFYSRTGKVIQSLGERPLLFIGLFILITWLTYVPTAMIVGMGTWTGWGPFDFQLSRVMLYFAYFILGTIVGSDNFQQGLFAETAALTRKWKLWIVLAFIAYSLITINTIYEPLRQLALNGSLSPIVAYMIYFTVYVCSCVCSCLAFLTTFRAKCNNAVPLMDSLSANAYLIYLIHYIFVIWSQFALLDVPLPAIVKFSLSFSSSVGLSWGLSILLRRIKIIQRYA, from the coding sequence ATGACCAACCATCTCCAACGCGACAACTGGATAGATTATCTGCGCAGCGCTATTACTGTGCTGGTGGTCGCTCACCATTGCTCGCTCGCCTATACTACCTTTGCGGCTTTCGACGCAAACGCCTATATCAGTTCTACGCATCCTGTCGTGGATGCCAGGAGATGGATAGGGCTTGATATCTTTGAGAACTTCAATGATATCTTTTTTATGTCGCTGATGTTTTTTATCGGCGGACTGTTCCTCACCAAAAGCATTGCCAGAAAGGGTGTGGTTGCGTTTATCAAAGACCGCTTCCTGAGACTACTGTTACCCTTCATGATCAGTGTATCCCTATTCATGCTCATAGCGCATTTTCCGGCATATTATCTGGCACATCATAGCTGGAACGTCGCTGACTATGTGGTAGATTTCTTTACCATTGAACAATGGCCGGTAGGCCCGCCGTGGTTTATCTGGGTACTGTTCGCCTTCAATACCATATTTGCCGTTACCTATCCCCTGTTACGATCGTTCTACAGCCGGACAGGTAAGGTCATACAGTCGTTAGGTGAACGTCCGCTGCTATTCATTGGTCTGTTTATCCTGATCACCTGGCTCACGTATGTACCCACGGCCATGATCGTAGGTATGGGTACCTGGACCGGATGGGGACCTTTTGATTTTCAGCTGAGCAGGGTGATGCTCTACTTCGCCTACTTCATACTCGGCACAATCGTAGGTAGTGATAACTTTCAGCAGGGCCTTTTCGCGGAGACAGCCGCCCTGACACGCAAATGGAAACTATGGATTGTACTGGCTTTTATTGCGTACTCCCTGATCACCATCAACACTATCTATGAGCCATTAAGACAGCTGGCATTGAATGGATCACTGTCGCCCATTGTCGCATATATGATCTATTTCACCGTGTATGTATGCTCCTGCGTATGCAGTTGCCTGGCCTTCCTGACCACCTTCCGGGCGAAGTGTAACAACGCTGTTCCCCTGATGGACTCACTATCGGCCAATGCGTACCTGATCTATCTCATCCACTACATCTTCGTCATCTGGTCACAATTCGCGCTGCTCGATGTACCGTTACCTGCCATTGTGAAATTTTCACTGTCCTTCTCCTCTTCGGTGGGCCTGAGCTGGGGACTGAGTATCCTGCTGCGGAGAATAAAGATCATTCAGCGATATGCCTGA
- a CDS encoding alpha-N-arabinofuranosidase — protein sequence MNVQVTRRNFIGLIGVSGLGLALKGSAFAAARSISRSVPLNASIEIDFLHPEGAIDDGIYGQFIEHLGRAVNGGIYEEGSPLSDANGIRKDVLEKIRGLRPSILRYPGGTFTKIYRWMDGVGPRSERRSRPNLIWGGVEDNHFGTDEAVAYARLLNTDTYFAVNMGTGTAEEAGNWVEYCNGTQDTYYANMRRKNGHADPFKVKYWGIGNEEAAGPDIGRLQDVKEFVKEAWLYTKAIKLQDKDAKLVLCGADDAWNDHVLKEMGPVCDYISMHHYVSSDKTKPASLFPQVDNMEQLILTLKRQIQTHTTEKVTDFSKWYRFPHRANGVKISIDELGIWEPGGTGAYQLEEYYTWEHALGTATFFNIMIRQASIVGMATWAQTVNVLAPIMTSKTASVCQTIYYPMQFYRRHAGNISLKAAVTTPDLQVPGSKDAKALDVAVTMHEADGSLVIFAVNRHPELAIKADLRSIDTKYTPVTAYELNAAGIDAVNTLDNPAKNVVTETEKQLRGPFTSYTFPAHSVTAIRFKNVSHK from the coding sequence ATGAATGTGCAGGTAACAAGAAGAAATTTTATCGGTCTGATAGGGGTGAGCGGATTAGGCCTCGCATTAAAAGGCAGTGCATTCGCCGCTGCCCGTTCTATCAGCCGTAGCGTACCCCTGAATGCAAGCATTGAAATAGATTTCCTTCACCCGGAGGGAGCGATCGATGATGGCATCTACGGACAGTTTATCGAGCACCTGGGCAGGGCAGTCAATGGCGGCATCTACGAAGAGGGCTCTCCCCTGTCCGATGCCAATGGCATAAGAAAAGACGTGCTGGAAAAGATCCGCGGATTAAGGCCCAGCATCCTGCGCTATCCTGGTGGTACCTTTACCAAGATCTATCGCTGGATGGATGGTGTAGGCCCCCGGAGTGAAAGACGCAGCCGGCCGAACCTCATCTGGGGAGGCGTAGAAGATAACCACTTCGGTACAGACGAAGCGGTTGCCTACGCCCGGCTCCTGAACACAGATACTTACTTTGCTGTCAATATGGGTACTGGCACTGCAGAAGAAGCGGGCAACTGGGTAGAATACTGCAATGGTACCCAGGATACCTATTATGCCAATATGCGCCGTAAAAACGGGCATGCCGATCCGTTTAAGGTAAAGTACTGGGGTATAGGAAATGAGGAAGCTGCCGGCCCTGATATTGGCCGTTTACAGGACGTAAAGGAGTTTGTCAAAGAAGCCTGGCTGTATACCAAAGCTATCAAGCTCCAGGACAAAGACGCCAAGCTCGTGCTATGTGGGGCAGATGATGCCTGGAATGACCATGTGCTGAAGGAAATGGGGCCTGTGTGCGACTACATCTCCATGCACCACTATGTAAGCTCTGACAAGACAAAACCAGCCTCCCTTTTTCCGCAGGTGGACAATATGGAGCAACTGATCCTGACCCTGAAAAGACAGATACAGACACATACGACCGAAAAGGTCACCGACTTCAGTAAGTGGTACCGGTTCCCGCACCGGGCAAACGGCGTGAAGATCTCTATCGATGAACTGGGTATCTGGGAACCAGGTGGCACCGGCGCGTATCAGCTGGAAGAATATTATACCTGGGAACATGCACTCGGCACCGCCACATTCTTCAACATCATGATCAGACAGGCATCTATTGTAGGTATGGCCACCTGGGCGCAGACAGTCAATGTACTGGCTCCTATCATGACCAGCAAGACGGCTTCCGTTTGCCAGACCATCTACTACCCTATGCAGTTCTACAGACGGCATGCCGGTAATATCAGTCTGAAAGCGGCTGTCACCACGCCCGACCTACAGGTACCCGGATCTAAAGATGCCAAAGCATTAGACGTGGCAGTGACCATGCATGAAGCAGATGGCAGCCTGGTAATATTTGCCGTGAACCGACATCCGGAACTGGCCATCAAAGCAGACCTGAGGAGCATTGACACTAAATACACGCCTGTTACAGCTTATGAGCTGAATGCTGCCGGCATTGACGCGGTCAATACATTAGATAATCCGGCGAAAAATGTGGTGACCGAAACCGAAAAGCAACTACGCGGCCCATTCACCAGCTATACCTTCCCGGCACATTCCGTGACAGCTATCCGATTTAAAAATGTATCTCATAAATGA
- a CDS encoding tetratricopeptide repeat protein produces the protein MHDFTMTKELEEVIQLSREVSIDFKHYYIHSHHLLASILRSPCLASKYLQDVDQQKWEEISRKELEPDEEGDIDDSLPLTVVAENILAHAEVLAMSRGYEAINTVDVLIVLLAFHNPVREFLNKRGILMQEVLSQHYGAEASLPELPLEWEETILPRTWSFLSEANRQQIREKLLTVVSILESYDRYEEMYALCKVMLAVEPDNKECLYFSALSRYLQRDFDTASPILESLLDEPAYHENCRYMLGFIAAENGDESYMINEAKRRLAMDPDNAFDLNLLGYYLSEQSQYEEAQVHLKKALQLDPENDDALANLGFSLYKLGQVEDGIAAIEQSLMLNKSHYNAYHQLGLIYKETGDKMKARHNLEKALYYNNEPLYAMYRQKIAELLQELD, from the coding sequence ATGCATGATTTTACCATGACCAAGGAGTTAGAGGAAGTCATTCAACTTTCCCGTGAGGTTTCCATAGACTTCAAACACTACTATATCCATAGCCATCACTTACTAGCATCCATATTGAGGTCACCATGCCTTGCGAGCAAATATCTGCAGGATGTTGACCAGCAGAAATGGGAGGAGATATCGAGAAAAGAACTGGAACCTGATGAGGAAGGCGATATAGATGACTCTCTGCCGTTAACAGTAGTAGCAGAAAACATCCTCGCCCATGCGGAAGTATTAGCTATGTCCAGAGGATACGAAGCGATAAACACGGTAGACGTACTGATTGTATTACTGGCCTTTCACAATCCTGTAAGAGAATTTCTTAACAAAAGGGGAATACTGATGCAGGAGGTGCTATCTCAACATTATGGTGCGGAGGCTAGTCTGCCCGAACTCCCGCTGGAATGGGAAGAAACTATTCTACCTAGGACATGGTCCTTCCTCAGTGAAGCCAATCGCCAACAGATCCGTGAGAAGCTGCTGACCGTTGTTTCCATACTTGAAAGCTATGACCGGTATGAGGAAATGTATGCATTGTGCAAAGTAATGCTGGCGGTCGAACCAGATAATAAAGAGTGTCTGTATTTCAGCGCCCTCTCCCGCTATCTGCAAAGAGATTTTGATACCGCATCGCCCATACTGGAAAGTTTACTTGACGAGCCCGCGTATCATGAAAACTGCCGCTACATGTTAGGGTTCATTGCAGCAGAAAACGGCGATGAATCATATATGATCAACGAAGCCAAAAGGCGTCTCGCAATGGATCCTGACAACGCGTTCGATCTGAACCTACTCGGCTACTATCTTTCGGAGCAGTCGCAATACGAAGAAGCCCAGGTGCATCTGAAAAAGGCACTACAGCTCGACCCGGAAAACGATGACGCCCTTGCTAATCTTGGATTTTCCCTATACAAGCTTGGTCAGGTAGAAGATGGTATCGCAGCGATCGAACAATCCCTTATGCTGAATAAAAGCCATTACAACGCATATCATCAACTCGGGCTCATTTACAAAGAGACAGGCGATAAAATGAAAGCCCGGCACAACCTGGAAAAGGCATTATACTATAATAATGAACCTTTATATGCCATGTACCGGCAGAAAATAGCTGAATTATTGCAAGAACTGGATTAA